The following coding sequences lie in one Synechococcus sp. PCC 7336 genomic window:
- a CDS encoding pyridoxine 5'-phosphate synthase, with product MATQLSVNLNKVALLRNSRNLGIPSVLKAARMALEAGAYGVTVHPRPDERHIRYADVDELDVLLEAEYPTVEFNIEGNPFLGRFMEVVTRVRPTQATLVPDDPNAFTSDRGWDIAKDGDRLRPILKQLQDLGIRVSLFMDPDVEQIRLAGELGPERIELYTEPYATAFRDGKVDESWPVYAEAAKLARAVGLGVNAGHDLNLNNLAKFCEIPGILEVSIGHALTADALEMGMPEAVRHYLAILAKD from the coding sequence ATGGCCACTCAGCTCAGTGTCAACCTCAATAAAGTCGCCCTGTTGCGCAACAGCCGCAATTTAGGCATTCCCAGCGTGTTGAAGGCGGCCCGGATGGCGTTGGAGGCGGGAGCTTATGGGGTGACGGTGCATCCTCGCCCGGACGAGCGACACATTCGCTATGCAGATGTGGATGAGTTGGATGTGTTGCTGGAGGCGGAGTATCCGACAGTGGAGTTCAATATTGAGGGCAATCCGTTTTTAGGGCGCTTTATGGAGGTGGTGACTCGGGTGCGGCCGACGCAGGCCACCTTGGTGCCGGACGATCCGAATGCGTTTACCTCAGATCGTGGTTGGGATATCGCAAAAGATGGCGATCGCCTCCGTCCGATCTTGAAGCAACTACAGGATTTGGGCATTCGCGTCAGTTTATTTATGGACCCCGATGTGGAGCAGATTCGACTGGCGGGCGAGCTAGGACCGGAGCGGATTGAACTGTATACGGAGCCCTATGCAACAGCTTTTCGGGATGGCAAAGTGGACGAGTCTTGGCCTGTTTATGCTGAGGCCGCAAAGCTGGCACGGGCAGTCGGTCTAGGCGTGAATGCCGGACACGATCTCAATTTGAACAATTTGGCTAAATTCTGTGAAATACCGGGAATTTTGGAGGTTTCCATTGGCCATGCGCTGACGGCAGATGCCTTGGAGATGGGGATGCCAGAGGCGGTTCGACATTATTTGGCGATTTTGGCAAAAGATTGA
- a CDS encoding Uma2 family endonuclease: protein MAIAIAKRYMPAEYLALEEKADFRSEFIEGHIIAMAGATANHNILAGKFYARLLLALEDLDYLVFMSDMRLWLPLYESYTYPDVMVVAGEPKFTDNQQTAITNPCLIVEVLSNSTGGYDKSAKFRLYRSIPEFEEYILIDQDALRVEQFTKVDDRQWLLTELMGEKAVLAIQSIAIEMSLKDLYKRVTFQETSEDAK, encoded by the coding sequence ATGGCGATCGCAATAGCAAAACGTTATATGCCAGCGGAGTATTTGGCACTGGAGGAGAAAGCAGATTTTAGAAGCGAGTTTATTGAGGGACACATTATTGCTATGGCGGGAGCGACAGCCAATCATAATATTTTGGCGGGTAAGTTCTATGCTCGGCTATTGTTGGCGCTGGAAGATTTAGATTATTTGGTGTTTATGAGCGATATGCGGTTATGGTTGCCGCTGTATGAAAGCTATACTTACCCAGATGTGATGGTGGTGGCGGGAGAGCCAAAGTTCACAGATAATCAGCAAACAGCAATTACCAATCCTTGTTTAATTGTTGAGGTGTTGTCCAATTCAACAGGGGGTTATGACAAATCAGCTAAATTCCGGCTATATCGATCGATTCCTGAATTTGAAGAATATATTTTGATAGACCAGGATGCCCTTCGAGTCGAGCAGTTTACAAAGGTAGACGATCGCCAGTGGTTGTTAACTGAATTGATGGGAGAGAAGGCAGTTTTGGCGATACAGTCGATAGCGATTGAGATGAGTTTGAAGGATTTGTACAAGCGGGTGACATTTCAAGAAACAAGCGAGGATGCTAAGTAA
- a CDS encoding AAA family ATPase, which translates to MGTFSEEFNLLLRARYPAIYINTVEEERAEDAIVAASDGRAIYLWDFVTGYDLQGTDAGTAQRNPLQALQYIEKTDDRAPAIFVLRDFQRFLTDISVARKLRNLGRKLRSLPKTVVILAPVLDIPADLSETITVLEFDLPSSTEIGQAIDRLVGLAQTLAQSERDELVRACQGLTLARVRQALAKAIAQAGSLSADAVDLILEEKRQKIRQTQILEFYPAATEIADIGGLDNLKSWLMRRGSALSEKARRYGLPQPRGLLLVGIQGTGKSLTAKAIAHHWHLPLLRLDIGRLFAGLVGESESRTRQLIQLSEAMSPCVLWIDEIDKAFGTSASSDGGTTGRVLGTLITWMAEKTAPVFVVATANNIQILPPELLRKGRFDEIFFVDLPAQEERAEIFNVHLGKLRPQTVRDYDIQRLAYETPDFSGAEIEQSIIEAMHLAFSQNRDFTTEDILESVALMVPLARTAKEQVELLQSWATQGKVRLASQRSFLQQRTA; encoded by the coding sequence ATGGGCACATTCTCCGAAGAGTTCAATCTATTATTGCGGGCTCGCTATCCGGCCATCTATATCAATACGGTGGAGGAGGAGCGAGCGGAAGATGCAATCGTAGCTGCCAGTGACGGCAGAGCGATCTATCTCTGGGATTTTGTCACCGGCTACGACCTGCAGGGCACCGATGCTGGCACTGCCCAGCGCAATCCCCTACAAGCGCTGCAATATATCGAGAAGACCGACGATCGCGCCCCTGCAATTTTTGTTCTGCGAGACTTTCAGCGATTTCTTACCGATATTTCCGTTGCCCGCAAACTGAGAAACCTAGGGCGAAAACTGCGATCGCTCCCAAAAACAGTTGTCATTTTGGCCCCAGTGCTAGATATCCCTGCCGATCTAAGTGAAACTATCACAGTTTTAGAATTTGATTTGCCCAGTTCGACGGAGATCGGTCAGGCGATCGATCGGCTCGTAGGACTCGCCCAGACTTTAGCTCAGTCCGAGCGGGACGAGCTGGTGCGAGCTTGTCAGGGGTTGACGCTCGCTCGGGTTCGGCAGGCGCTGGCCAAGGCGATCGCCCAGGCTGGCAGCTTGAGCGCCGATGCCGTGGATTTGATTTTGGAAGAAAAGCGTCAGAAGATTCGCCAAACCCAAATTTTGGAGTTTTATCCTGCTGCTACCGAAATTGCCGATATTGGCGGTCTGGACAATCTCAAGTCTTGGCTAATGCGGCGGGGCAGTGCTTTGAGCGAGAAGGCCCGCAGATATGGTTTGCCTCAGCCTCGCGGTCTGTTGTTAGTGGGAATTCAAGGCACGGGCAAGTCTCTCACGGCCAAGGCGATCGCCCATCACTGGCACCTGCCTCTCTTGCGTCTCGATATTGGCCGACTGTTTGCTGGTTTGGTGGGGGAGTCAGAATCGCGTACTCGCCAGCTCATCCAACTCTCGGAGGCGATGTCTCCCTGCGTCTTGTGGATTGATGAAATTGACAAGGCGTTTGGCACGAGTGCGAGTAGCGATGGCGGGACGACCGGTCGCGTATTGGGGACACTGATTACCTGGATGGCAGAGAAAACGGCTCCGGTGTTTGTGGTAGCGACTGCGAATAATATTCAAATTTTGCCGCCAGAACTGTTGCGCAAGGGTCGATTTGACGAAATCTTCTTTGTGGATCTGCCCGCGCAGGAGGAGCGAGCCGAGATTTTTAACGTGCATCTCGGTAAATTGCGGCCCCAAACCGTTCGCGATTACGACATTCAGCGACTGGCTTACGAAACCCCCGATTTTTCGGGGGCCGAGATCGAGCAATCTATTATCGAAGCGATGCACTTAGCTTTTAGTCAAAATCGCGACTTTACCACCGAAGACATTCTGGAATCCGTTGCCCTCATGGTTCCTCTAGCTCGTACGGCTAAGGAACAGGTGGAACTGTTGCAATCTTGGGCAACTCAAGGCAAGGTGAGACTAGCATCTCAGCGCAGTTTCTTGCAGCAAAGAACGGCCTAA